A genomic window from Elaeis guineensis isolate ETL-2024a chromosome 3, EG11, whole genome shotgun sequence includes:
- the LOC105033082 gene encoding UDP-rhamnose/UDP-galactose transporter 6 yields MAPSSKANQKAALDTGAWLFNVVTSVGIIMVNKALMATYGFSFATTLTGLHFATTTIMTAILKWLGYIQGSHLPLQELIKFVLFANLSIVGMNVSLMWNSVGFYQIAKLCMIPVSCFLEVLFDKIRYSRDTKLSIVVVLIGVAVCTVTDVSVNSRGLIAAAIAVWSTSLQQYYVHFLQRKYSLGSFNLLGHTAPAQAASLLILGPFLDYWMTNKRVDKFDYNVTAVFFIILSCTIAVGTNLSQFICIGRFTAVSFQVLGHMKTILVLVLGFIFFGKEGLNLHVVLGMILAVVGMIWYGSSSSKPGGKERRSYSMSSDKSQKHGVLSDSRELDEKV; encoded by the exons ATGGCACCTTCCAGCAAGGCAAATCAAAAGGCGGCATTAGATACTGGTGCATGGCTGTTCAATGTTGTGACCTCCGTGGGAATCATTATGGTGAACAAGGCCCTAATGGCCACATATGGCTTCAGTTttg CTACAACATTAACTGGACTGCATTTTGCCACGACGACTATCATGACTGCCATACTTAAGTGGCTGGGATATATTCAGGGCTCCCATTTACCATTACAGGAACTTATAAAATTTGTTCTTTTTGCAAACTTATCAATTGTTGGGATGAATGTGAGCTTGATGTGGAATTCTGTGGGGTTTTATCAG ATTGCAAAGCTGTGTATGATCCCAGTATCATGTTTTTTAGAAGTTCTATTTGATAAGATCCGTTATTCCAGAGACACAAAGCTTAGCATAGTGGTGGTTCTCATAGGTGTTGCAGTCTGTACTGTTACTGATGTGAGTGTAAATAGTAGAGGTTTGATAGCTGCGGCGATAGCAGTCTGGAGCACTTCTTTGCAGCAATAT TATGTTCATTTTCTTCAACGAAAGTACTCACTTGGATCATTCAACCTCTTGGGCCATACTGCTCCAGCCCAGGCAGCATCACTGCTGATACTAGGGCCTTTCCTGGATTATTGGATGACAAACAAAAGAGTGGATAAGTTTGACTATAATGTTACTGCAGTG TTCTTCATCATATTGTCTTGCACCATTGCGGTAGGAACCAACCTTAGTCAATTCATCTGCATCGGAAGATTCACAGCAGTGTCTTTCCAAGTCCTTGGTCACATGAAGACTATTCTTGTGTTAGTTCTGGGTTTCATCTTCTTTGGAAAAGAGGGCCTTAATCTTCATGTAGTTCTTGGTATGATCCTAGCAGTTGTAGGAATGATCTGGTATGGAAGTTCATCATCAAAGCCTGGGGGAAAGGAGCGCAGGAGTTATTCCATGTCAAGTGACAAATCCCAGAAGCATGGGGTGTTGTCAGATTCACGAGAGCTTGATGAGAAGGTGTGA